The sequence below is a genomic window from Labilithrix sp..
TGGGACGAGCAGCTGGACGTCAACCTGAAGGGCCTCTTCCTCGCGGTTCGCGCGTTTTTGCCGAAAATGCTCGAGGCGAAGCGCGGCCGTTTCGTCGCGATCGGCAGCATCTCGGGGACGCTCGGCACCCCCCGCCTCGCGGCCTACTGCGCGTCGAAGTGGGGGACGGTGGGCTTCGTCAAGTCCTTCGCCGAGGAGCTCCGCGGTACGGGACTCCAGGCAATGTGCGTGATGCCGGGATCCGTCGACACGGATATGCTGAAGGGGAGCGGCTTCGCTCCCGCGATGCAACCCGAAGACGTCGCGCGGATCGTGGCCTGGCTCTCCCTCGAAGCCCCCAACGCCATGAACGGAAGCTGTGTCGACGCCTTCGGACCCTGAGCACGCGATGCAAGACCTCTTGGAGATCGACGACGCGATTTTGGAGGAAGTGCCGGTCTTCCCGCTTCCGCAGATCGTCCTCTTTCCGCACGCGCACCTCCCCCTCCACATCTTCGAGCCGCGCTACCGCACGATGCTCGAGCACTGCCTCGCGTCGAACCGCGCGATCGTGATCGCGCAGCTCGACCGCAAAGGTGGGGACCGCATCAACGAGTACGCGGGCGCGGGCTTCATCACCGAGCACCACAAGCTCGCGGACGGGCGCTCGAACATCGTCGTCGCGGGCCGCGCGCGCGTGCGCCTCGAGGAGCTCGTGTTCGAAGATCCGCCGCGCTACCCGTACAAGCGCGCGCGGGCG
It includes:
- a CDS encoding SDR family oxidoreductase, producing MSVAVVTGAGRGIGRAIASELAARGMDVAALGRDEAALAAVADEVRARGRRALAVHCDAARADEVEAAARRIVAELGVPTVVIPNAGVVHRRSILDTTEAQWDEQLDVNLKGLFLAVRAFLPKMLEAKRGRFVAIGSISGTLGTPRLAAYCASKWGTVGFVKSFAEELRGTGLQAMCVMPGSVDTDMLKGSGFAPAMQPEDVARIVAWLSLEAPNAMNGSCVDAFGP
- a CDS encoding LON peptidase substrate-binding domain-containing protein — translated: MQDLLEIDDAILEEVPVFPLPQIVLFPHAHLPLHIFEPRYRTMLEHCLASNRAIVIAQLDRKGGDRINEYAGAGFITEHHKLADGRSNIVVAGRARVRLEELVFEDPPRYPYKRARATLINEPSVPVSDHEASALLAAASMFASEVKKHDPTFTFRLPRDADASGMADACAFQLVVDPAIRQAILEQVDPLKRVRMVTNQLAVQHSAMLGDAVGSLLN